Genomic DNA from Deltaproteobacteria bacterium:
TTAATCAATCCCGATGACCGTATCGGCTCACCAGTACAGCAGATCGACGTTAACAAAGTAATTGCCATAGTTGAAACTAACAGTCCTGACCGCAATGCTCCTTTTAAAGCACCTGCAGATGTGCACCGACATATCGCACAGCACATTTTAGATTTTTTTGATGCCGAAGTGAAAGCTGGTCGCTTACCTAATAGCCTTACCCCATTACAATCAGGCGTAGGCAACATTGCCAATGCTGTGCTTGTTGGTCTTAATGAGGGTCATTTCGAAAACATGACCAGTTATACTGAAGTTATTCAAGACGGTATGCTCGATTTGCTCGATTCTGGCAAATTACGTATAGCTTCAGCGACTGCGTTTTCAGTTTCTCCTGAAGGTCAAAAACGCTTTGATACAGAAATTAACCGCTATCGCAAACAAATTATTTTACGCCCGCAAGAAATTGCTAACAGTCCTGAGATTATTCGCCGTTTAGGTTGTATTGCAATGAATGGCTGTGTTGAAACCGATATCTATGGGCATATTAATTCAACCCACATTATCGGCAAAGGCATTGAAAATGGTATCGGTGGTTCAGGTGATTTTGCCCGCAACTCGGCATATACCATATTCATGACACCAGCTACCGCTAAAGGCGGCAAAATCTCATCTATCGTACCCTTTGTAACTCATATCGATCATACTGAACATGATGTTTCAGTAATTGTTACTGAGTATGGCCTTGCCGATTTGCGTGGTAAAAGCCCTAAACAAAAAGCTCGTGAAATTATAGAAAAATGCGCGGCGCCAGAGTTTCGCCCCCTCTTGCAAGACTATTTTCAAAGAGCTATGGCTAATCCTAGTGCTGGCAAACATTCTCCTCATATGTTTACTGAGGCTTTTGGTTTTCATACCCGCTATCTGAAAACTGGCTCAATGTTACTTTAAAGATTAAAGTAATTTTTTTTAGAGACTTTCGGAGACTCATATGGTTCGTCGCCGGCTCGGATTTAATATTGATCATGTTGCCACCATTCGTCAAAAACGTCACTCGCGTTATCCTGATCCAGTTACTGCCGCTTCAGTTGCCGAACTTGCAGGTGCTGATCAAATCAATTTACATTTGCGCGAAGACCGTCGCCATATGCAAGAACGTGATTTGCGAATTTTGCGTGATACTGTTCAATCTCGTCTCAATTTAGTAATGTCTGCTAGTATTGACATGGTTAAAGTTGCATATGAGCTAAAGCCTAATATTGTAACTTTAGTGCCTGAACGCCGCGACGAGTTAACCACTGAAGGCGGTCTTGATGTTAATCATCATAAAGACACATTAAAAAAATATCTACAAAATCTGCGCGACGGTGATATTCAAGTTAGTCTTTTTATTGAACCAGACCTTGAACAAGTTCGTGCTGCACATCGCTTAGATAGTAATATGGTTGAACT
This window encodes:
- a CDS encoding pyridoxine 5'-phosphate synthase; amino-acid sequence: MVRRRLGFNIDHVATIRQKRHSRYPDPVTAASVAELAGADQINLHLREDRRHMQERDLRILRDTVQSRLNLVMSASIDMVKVAYELKPNIVTLVPERRDELTTEGGLDVNHHKDTLKKYLQNLRDGDIQVSLFIEPDLEQVRAAHRLDSNMVELYTGKYCDARDDSERRAELTRIADAARAARKLGMSVAAGHGLNYTNIRAIIPIEEIEEYNIGHSIISRALFSGLEPAVKEMLLLLTL
- a CDS encoding acetyl-CoA hydrolase/transferase family protein, with translation MSGRIENAICKSKIMSADEAAQLIHNGATIGMSGFTGAGYPKAVPVALSKRALDERFLGKPFRVNVLTGASTGPEQDTAMSMTETTSFRFPYQGDPATRDKINAGVIEYQDMHLSHVGSLVRYGYYGKIDYAIVEVTKICADGSLVYSSSCGGNNVYLEHADKIILEVNHRQDERLEGMHDVFSIPATHGMRRPIMLINPDDRIGSPVQQIDVNKVIAIVETNSPDRNAPFKAPADVHRHIAQHILDFFDAEVKAGRLPNSLTPLQSGVGNIANAVLVGLNEGHFENMTSYTEVIQDGMLDLLDSGKLRIASATAFSVSPEGQKRFDTEINRYRKQIILRPQEIANSPEIIRRLGCIAMNGCVETDIYGHINSTHIIGKGIENGIGGSGDFARNSAYTIFMTPATAKGGKISSIVPFVTHIDHTEHDVSVIVTEYGLADLRGKSPKQKAREIIEKCAAPEFRPLLQDYFQRAMANPSAGKHSPHMFTEAFGFHTRYLKTGSMLL